A single region of the Raphanus sativus cultivar WK10039 chromosome 1, ASM80110v3, whole genome shotgun sequence genome encodes:
- the LOC108846172 gene encoding heat stress transcription factor A-4a-like has protein sequence MVRKLPTGSSSSFYLHLYQIVDDGSSDPIISWSKSNDNSFIVWDLKRLRSNILLKSSSVLGRNLSEFLAKLRSHGFKTVFKGPGELEFEHDDFARSPLMKKMMAKALSERIEKFDAQIKAMKCKLKAKKDSLKVENLFQNLHI, from the coding sequence ATGGTTCGCAAACTCCCAACTggatcttcttcatcattctaCCTCCACTTATATCAGATTGTGGATGATGGTTCGTCGGATCCGATCATCTCGTGGAGCAAAAGCAATGACAACAGTTTCATCGTTTGGGACTTGAAGAGGCTTCGCAGCAACATTCTTCTCAAATCCTCCTCTGTATTGGGCAGAAACTTGTCAGAGTTTCTAGCAAAGCTTCGCTCTCATGGCTTCAAAACAGTCTTCAAGGGCCCTGGGGAGTTGGAGTTTGAACATGATGATTTTGCGAGAAGCCCTctaatgaagaagatgatggctAAAGCTCTGTCCGAGAGAATTGAAAAGTTTGATGCTCAGATCAAAGCAATGAAGTGTAAACTCAAAGCCAAAAAAGATTCCCTCAAAGTTGAGAATCTCTTTCAAAACCTGCATATCTGA
- the LOC108851767 gene encoding probable polyamine transporter At1g31820 encodes MKDYNNKNHPYDDVPSPKAATNSIKKVSMIPLVFLIFYEVSGGPFGAEGIVNAAGPLLALLGFIIFPFIWCIPEALITAEMSTMFPVNGGFVVWVSSALRPFWGFQVGWMKWLCGVIDNALYPVLFLDYLKSAIPVLSTGLPRVASILLLTLLLTYLNYRGLTIVGWTAVLVGVFSMLPFAVMSLISIPNLQPSRWLVTDIRDVNWNLYLNTLFWNLNYWDSVSTLAGEVANPKQTLPKALCYSVIFITLSNFLPLLSGTGATPLNRELWTDGYLAEVAGTIGGVWLRAWVQVAAATSNMGMFVAEMSSDSFQLLGMAELGMLPEVFAERSRHGTPLLGIVCSASGVLLLSGLSFQEIVAAKNMLYCGGMVLEFVAFVRMRVKYPAASRPYRIPVGTVGLILICVPPVVLIILVVGLSTLKVAVVSFVMVMVGLLMKPCLDHMDRKRWVKFSVSCDLTEFQKESREVEESLLR; translated from the coding sequence ATGAAAGACTACAACAACAAGAACCATCCTTACGATGATGTTCCATCGCCTAAAGCAGCAACCAATTCGATTAAGAAAGTTTCCATGATACCACTCGTTTTCCTCATATTCTACGAAGTCTCAGGAGGTCCTTTTGGTGCTGAAGGCATCGTGAACGCAGCTGGACCATTACTAGCTCTTCTCGGGTTTATAATCTTCCCATTCATTTGGTGTATTCCAGAGGCACTCATCACTGCGGAGATGAGCACAATGTTCCCAGTTAACGGCGGTTTCGTGGTTTGGGTCTCCTCTGCTTTGAGACCCTTTTGGGGGTTTCAAGTAGGTTGGATGAAATGGCTTTGCGGAGTCATCGACAACGCTCTCTATCCTGTCCTCTTCCTCGACTATCTTAAATCAGCTATACCGGTTTTATCCACCGGTTTGCCTAGAGTCGCCTCCATCTTGTTATTGACTCTCTTGCTCACTTACCTAAACTACAGAGGTCTAACCATTGTCGGATGGACCGCGGTTCTAGTGGGAGTCTTTTCCATGCTTCCTTTCGCTGTAATGAGTCTCATTTCGATCCCAAACCTCCAGCCTTCGAGGTGGCTTGTAACGGATATAAGAGATGTGAACTGGAACTTGTATCTAAATACTCTTTTCTGGAACTTAAACTATTGGGATTCAGTTAGCACACTAGCCGGTGAAGTGGCGAACCCGAAGCAAACACTTCCCAAGGCTTTGTGTTACAGTGTGATCTTCATAACTCTTTCTAACTTCCTCCCTCTCTTGTCTGGAACCGGGGCTACACCTTTGAACCGCGAGCTATGGACTGACGGTTATTTAGCTGAAGTCGCAGGGACCATCGGTGGAGTATGGTTGAGAGCGTGGGTTCAAGTGGCTGCAGCTACGTCGAACATGGGAATGTTCGTAGCCGAGATGAGTAGCGACTCGTTTCAGCTTCTTGGAATGGCTGAGCTCGGTATGCTTCCCGAGGTTTTTGCAGAAAGGTCTCGTCACGGAACGCCTTTGTTAGGGATTGTGTGTTCGGCTTCAGGTGTTTTGCTCTTGTCTGGATTGAGTTTTCAGGAGATTGTGGCTGCGAAGAATATGCTTTACTGTGGTGGGATGGTTTTGGAGTTTGTGGCGTTTGTTAGGATGAGGGTGAAGTATCCGGCTGCGTCGAGGCCGTATAGGATACCTGTGGGAACCGTTGGTTTGATTTTGATATGTGTTCCTCCCGTTGTGCTGATAATTTTGGTTGTTGGTTTGTCGACACTTAAAGTGGCTGTGGTGAGCTTTGTGATGGTGATGGTTGGTCTCTTGATGAAACCTTGTTTGGATCATATGGATCGAAAGAGATGGGTTAAATTCTCAGTTAGTTGTGATTTGACTGAGTTTCAGAAGGAGAGTCGAGAAGTGGAAGAGTCTTTATTACGTTAG
- the LOC108847539 gene encoding probable ribosomal protein S11, mitochondrial has translation MNGVSRHLRASPLPSLIRSYGGIKSVCRFSSQSDGFSGGREQGPVTGNSENKSAPPDPNASPSKTFSEIKAGLLNSGGGGKGTSSTFSSFSELRSGLLNRAGDGGYPSPNAPPTFKNPFRSRLPNTLPSQSGEEEGLPSTGGSGFSSAPAPSYQSFTQSNLFKDNFRTGGISKDLDFVRGVIEEDEGRRVATGGLFSHFHRPNLETNADIIHIKLLRNNTFVTVTDSKGNVKCKATSGSVPDLKGGRKMTSYTADATAENIGRRVKAMGLKSVVVKVNGFTHFKKKRNAIVAFRSGYSNSRNDQNPIVYIEDTTRKAHNGCRLPRKRRV, from the exons ATGAATGGTGTTTCTCGTCATCTTCGAGCTTCTCCACTTCCTTCGTTGATCCGAAGCTACGGTGGAATCAAGTCGGTCTGTCGATTTTCGTCTCAATCAGATGGCTTCTCTG GTGGGAGAGAGCAAGGACCAGTTACTGGAAACTCCGAGAACAAGTCCGCCCCACCGGATCCTAATGCTTCACCCTCCAAAACCTTCAGTGAAATAAAAGCAGGCTTACTAAACtccggaggaggaggaaagGGCACCTCCTCCACCTTCAGTAGTTTCAGTGAACTGAGATCAGGCCTTTTAAACAGAGCAGGAGACGGCGGCTACCCGTCTCCTAACGCTCCTCCCACCTTCAAGAATCCCTTTAGATCACGCTTACCAAACACCTTACCTTCTCAGTCCGGTGAAGAAGAAGGCTTACCAAGCACCGGAGGAAGCGGCTTCTCTTCTGCACCCGCACCCAGCTACCAAAGCTTCACTCAGTCCAACCTTTTCAAGGACAACTTCCGGACCGGTGGGATTTCCAAAGACCTGGACTTTGTCAGGGGAGTGATAGAGGAGGATGAAGGACGTAGAGTCGCCACAGGGGGGCTCTTCTCTCACTTCCATCGCCCCAACCTTGAGACCAACGCTGACATCATTCACATCAAGCTGCTGAGGAACAACACTTTCGTCACGGTTACGGACTCCAAAGGGAACGTCAAGTGCAAGGCTACGTCGGGTAGTGTGCCTGACCTGAAAGGTGGGAGGAAGATGACGAGTTACACGGCTGATGCTACCGCTGAGAACATTGGGAGGAGAGTTAAGGCTATGGGTCTGAAGTCTGTGGTGGTGAAGGTGAATGGGTTTACGCAtttcaagaagaagagaaacgCAATTGTGGCGTTTAGGAGCGGTTACTCCAATTCAAGGAATGATCAGAATCCTATTGTCTACATCGAGGACACTACTAGGAAAGCTCATAATGGTTGCAGATTGCCAAGGAAACGTCGGgtgtga
- the LOC108846154 gene encoding agamous-like MADS-box protein AGL81: MRPPLSSNSSPSSYSLAATSLQSRLLTIFKKAQELTTLCDIEACVIHYGPDGELRTWPENRDKVRDLALRYIQLDQATRRKKSLNLYEFLKKNKKTTMTTSSFKKRAKKNIQELKYPVSDHYSVDQINQLIQSLELSYSTLQERRRFLAAKANLEDRQHLGTQSLNPSQFTKYPQESMFINQELCAYDQTSNNNFQHLCVSDHSAAQESGLPYQLMPYGGGYDQNMCTGNNFHVSSNTQDYSVFPLELQESVSNYGLNQLMQHEPYGFDQNMYMSDITNNFNVVDPFLSNMLPDDFCFGFQDPCGGNMVGNPSFSQDFNLDMSSSCVYENRLLLQESTLPSL; this comes from the coding sequence ATGCGACCACCTCTTTCTTCCAATtcgtctccttcttcttattCACTCGCTGCAACGAGTTTGCAAAGCAGACTCTTGACGATATTCAAGAAAGCTCAGGAGCTTACAACTCTCTGTGATATCGAAGCCTGCGTTATTCATTACGGACCTGACGGAGAACTGAGGACATGGCCCGAGAACAGAGACAAAGTGAGAGACTTGGCTCTCCGCTACATCCAGTTAGACCAAGCCACGAGACGCAAGAAAAGCCTCAATCTTTACGAGTTCCtcaagaagaataagaagacgACGATGACGACCAGCAGTTTCAAGAAGAGGGCCAAGAAGAATATTCAAGAATTGAAGTATCCAGTCTCTGATCATTACTCTGTCGATCAAATCAACCAACTGATTCAGTCATTGGAACTAAGTTACTCTACTCTGCAAGAACGGCGTCGTTTCCTTGCGGCAAAGGCAAACTTGGAGGATCGTCAACATCTTGGGACCCAATCTTTAAACCCTAGCCAGTTCACCAAGTACCCACAAGAGTCTATGTTTATAAATCAGGAGCTTTGTGCTTATGATCAGACCAGCAACAACAACTTTCAACATCTTTGCGTTTCAGATCACTCAGCGGCACAAGAATCTGGGTTACCTTATCAGTTGATGCCTTATGGTGGTGGTTATGATCAGAACATGTGTACGGGTAACAACTTTCACGTCTCCTCAAACACACAAGATTACTCAGTGTTCCCACTAGAGTTACAAGAATCTGTGAGTAACTACGGTTTGAATCAGTTGATGCAGCATGAGCCATATGGCTTTGATCAGAACATGTATATGAGTGATATTACCAACAACTTCAATGTTGTAGATCCTTTTCTCTCAAACATGCTTCCAGATGACTTCTGCTTTGGTTTTCAGGACCCTTGTGGTGGTAATATGGTCGGTAACCCTAGCTTCTCTCAAGATTTTAATCTCGATATGTCTTCAAGCTGTGTTTATGAGAACCGACTACTGCTTCAGGAATCTACTCTACCATCTCTCTAG
- the LOC130497043 gene encoding pentatricopeptide repeat-containing protein At1g11710, mitochondrial-like, producing the protein MKRMLQEKGLHGFRIIGKPIWGVGCCKRNGYVEEAVKFQRGGIKLAEDLVCYNTLMHHFVTEKKMACGEQILGRMLVRGLSVDAITFGTLIDGYLKEGEVEKSMVVYDGMVKMKKMPNLVIYNSTVNGLSKKGMSGAAEGMVNAMERKDAVTYNTPLNESLKTGDLSSPGTGTGTRNGDGNGDGKRQTDTSPFQEKRSRDVSGFRLNPSPAFPRRPRPLGEPGTRDGTQVAYPCNLAGDVEEAARVLSEMQKQQEEGEELVSLVTYNIMFNHLCKFGCYEKAKEVLKSMVERGVVPDSITYGTLITSFSKNNRGGEEVVELHDYMVLNGVRPHEQIYKSLVSPLLKDP; encoded by the exons AGCCGATATGGggagt AGGATGCTGCAAGAGAAACGGATATGTAGAGGAAGCTGTTAAGTTCCAGAGAGGAGGGATTAAACTTGCGGAAGATTTGGTTTGTTACAACACGCTCATGCACCATTTCGTAAcggagaagaagatggcttGTGGTGAGCAGATTCTAGGGAGGATGTTGGTTCGCGGTTTGAGTGTTGATGCGATTACCTTTGGTACTTTGATCGATGGATACTTAAAGGAAGGGGAGGTGGAGAAATCTATGGTGGTATATGATGGTATGgtcaagatgaagaagatgcCGAATCTTGTGATATACAACTCGACTGTGAATGGATTAAGCAAGAAAGGAATGAGTGGCGCGGCTGAAGGGATGGTGAACGCTATGGAAAGAAAGGACGCTGTGACTTACAACACGCCGCTGAACGAGTCTCTCAAAACCGGGGATCTAAGCAGCCCTGGGACAGGAACGGGTACAAGAAACGGGGACGGGAACGGGGACGGGAAACG TCAAACGGATACGTCTCCGTTCCAAGAGAAACGTTCCCGAGACGTCTCCGGTTTCAGACTAAACCCGTCCCCG GCGTTTCCGAGACGTCCCCGTCCCCTCGGCGAACCCGGTACGCGAGACGGCACCCAAGTGGCGTACCCGTGCAACCTAGCCGGGGATGTGGAAGAAGCTGCGAGGGTCTTATCCGAAATGCAGAAGCAGCAGGAGGAGGGTGAGGAACTGGTTAGCCTGGTGACTTACAACATCATGTTCAATCATCTGTGCAAGTTTGGGTGCTACGAGAAAGCGAAGGAGGTGTTGAAGAGTATGGTTGAGAGAGGTGTTGTTCCTGATTCTATAACGTATGGAACTCTGATTACATCGTTTAGTAAAAATAATCGCGGTGGAGAAGAGGTTGTTGAGCTACATGATTACATGGTTCTTAATGGAGTTCGACCTCATGAACAGATTTACAAATCTCTTGTTAGTCCTCTTCTAAAAGATCCATAG